ACCCGAGAAACGCTTGAACGGCGCATTCGTCTCCCCGCGTGTTTCGGTAATGACGATCTCCCAACGCGCGATAGCGTTCTTGTCGGACACTTTGATGCGCAGGGGAAGCGTGTCGTTTATGCCGTCGGCGTCCGGGGAGAAACGGATGTTCGGGACGGCAAGATCGATCGCCGGCGGCGTGGAATCCACGATGAACGATACCGTTGGGGAGGTGATGGTAAGCCCGTTCTCGAGCGTAACGGAAAGTACCGCGGCATATACGCCGTCGTTCGGCAGCCCCCCGGTTATCAGCGATCTGCCCTCCGGAAGGAAAAGGAGGTCGGACGATCGCGGCTGTTCCTTTCCCCAGACTATCGATGACGGGAACGTGTTCGTGGCAAAGCTGAAGACGACGTTCCTGCTTTCGTTCTCGGCGGTGAAAAGCGCCTTCTGCACGCTCGATGAGGGCGTCGGACGCGCGTGGAAGGTGAGCGAATCGATGGCGGGGGAAAAGCCGCGTTTTTCCGGTATGACGGAAAGCCGCATATCGCCATTATCGACCTCGAAGCGCACGGGGCCGAACACGGCGCTGTTCGATGCGCTGTCCGCGGCGCGCACCGTATACGAGTATACGCCGGAGGGGAGCGAGCCGGGGGCCAGCGTCAGAATGCTCTCGCGCGTGGTGTCGCGCTGCATGCGTATCTGCACGCCATTGTTGTCGCGTATCTCGGAGGTGACCTCGGAGAGATAGAGCTCATCGACATGATTGCTGAACGAGAGCGGTGCACGTGAGGACATGACCGCGTTCGCCGGAGCGTCCACCGTAATGCGCGGGGCGCTTGCATCGACGGTGACCGTATTGACCGCCGACCATCCCGTCTTCCCGCCTTCGTCCTTGGCGCGCATGACATACGTATATCGCCCGTCGGGAACGGTGATCCCGTTCGTGTCCGTGCCGTCCCATTCGATGGACGCCGGGGCATCGACCGACATGCGTTCGCTTACGAGCATACGCAGGAATTTATCCCCGTCGAATTCGGTGAGCCTGTCCTCCACCTCCTCGAACGTGCGCACTATCTCCCCATCCGCGTTCTTGATGATAAGCTGCCACCCCGATAGGGGCGATGCGTCGCGAATGACCGGTGTGACGACGAAGGTTTCCATGGCGCCCGTATTGCCGGGCGAGAAGTATACGGCAGCCGTTCTCGCATACGAAAGTTCGGGCGGCGTGCTGTCCTCCTGCCCGAAGCCGACGATGAGCGCTACCGAGTGGACAAGATCCCTCGCGCCGTTCGTGTACAAGCGCGGTGTCAGCGCATAGCGTGCTTTGATCGTCATCGTCGGGAGCGTGAAACCGGCACCGGCGCCGATATGCCATATGTCGACATCCTTTTCGTTAAGTATGAGGCCGGCGGCGATGAAGAAATTGCTCAGTATGACCGCTTCGGTCTTCACTACAAAGGAGAACTGCGACAGGGATAATGGATAATACTTCACATCGATGCCGCTGTTGAAGGAAAGGAAATCGGCCACCGGGCTTTCGCCGCTCAGGGAGAATTTGATGTCCCAGGCGGGGAAGGCGTCGTAGTTGGTCTGACCGTAGGTGATCTGTTTGCCGAAATTCTCGAGCGCAAGGCCGAAGGCGATATCCTTCGCGATGGTTATCGAGCCTTTCGTTCTGAGCACCATGCCGAGATCGCCGGCAAGACCGAAATCGGTTATCGGCGTATAGCGTGCGGAGAGGAAGGTGAGCCCTGCGCCGAGGGAGAGCATGGGCCCGAAATGTTTCGCGAAACCGACGGTAGCGCCGTTGAGCTCCCCGAGCCCCGCCCCGAGTGCGCCGCCGGTACGGCAATAGCGGAACGCCGCGAAGAGCGAACCCGCGCGCGTCGGTATGACGGCGCCGACCGTTCCGGCACTGTCGGAGCCGACGAACGTATACATGCCTTCGACGGCGATGAGCGAGCCCTCGGCGATGAGCGCGGGGTTATGCCAATACGAGAAGGGCGTGGGCGATGAGGAGAGCGTGTAGTGCGCCGAGAACGGGACGATGAAATCGATGAGATCGCCGCCGGGGATGCGCTTCATTTCCGCGCTGAGCGGGATGACGACGGCCAGGGTGAGGAGAGCGGTCCGTATACTGTATTTTCTCATATGAGCAGTATATATTGTTCGTGCAGCAAATTCCAGCGGGGGTGGGGTGTACGTGTGTGACTTGCTATTGCAGGTAATATATGCCGCCATATAAAAGAGCACGGGGTTTTAACCCCGTGTTTGTTTTATCATACATGCTGTACACGGGGTCAAGACCCCGTGCGCTATACCTGCAAAAAAGTTTCGCTCACTGAGGCGCATGAGCGCGGTGCAGACGGGCAGAAAAAATAATAGCCACATCGTATACGGATTTGAGAATTCTGTCTTTCGGATGTATCATCCTGCCGGTACGATCGTGAGGTGCGTCATGAAGGAGTCGGTGTTGCGGCATATTCAGCATCATATGGGCCATCTCAATGAACGGATAGTGAATGGCGGGGGTAATGCGGTCGGATGGATAGTAAAATGACGTTCAAGGGCTTTACCGAAAGAATCGCTTTCGGGTCGCCGCCGCGAAACGCATCCCTATGGATGTCCGCCGGGGCGAACGTGCTCATCGTGCTTGCCGGGATAATCGTATTCCATCCCAGCGCGATGTCCGTGCTGTGGGCGTTCTGGTGCGATTGTGTCATCGCCGGAGTACTTACCGTCATTCGATTGTGCACGCTTAAGGATTTTTCGGTGTTCAGCTTCATCCCCGATGGAAATCCGTCAGTGAACGATAAACGCAGGCAGGCGCTTTCAATACTCGCCTTCAGCGTGCTCTTCTACTTTATTCTCTTCAGCGTATTTCAAGGGATATCGAAAGCCGATATTTCGAGCTTTGTCTTTATCGCCGTCAGTGCCGGGCTTCTTTTCATCGGCAGACTGATATCGTACCTGCGCGATGAGGTGATACGCAGGCGGGAGAACGGCGCCCCGCCGGACATTACCCTGCACGTCTTCTCGCCGCTCGTGCAGTTCATGCTTATCATCGCTGCGATATTCCCCGGTATTCTATTCTGGGTATTTCTCAATATCTTCCTGCTCTTTGCGTTCATGATATTCAGGGGGCCGTTCGATATGATATCCAGTATCGCTTCGGATGTCACCGTGCTCCTGTTCGCCGCCGCGGTGAAGATGGGGGCGGAATACGGCATACCGGCGCTCATACGCTGGTACAAGTCACAGCCGATAAAGGTCGCCGCGAACGATGTCAAGAAATAGGATGTTTATCGTATTCGATTTCGTTCGGCGTAGAGAACCGGAATAAGGGAAGAGGAACTCACGCGAAGGCGCGAAGATGCGAAGAAGAATAAGAGTAAAAAGATTGACCGCAGATGAACGCCGATTAACCCTCTCGTGCTTTTCGCGTGTTTCGTTATTTTCTATCTTGTGCTGCTTTTACTCCCGCCCATTTGAAATACCTGCGTGACGATATATACTCCCCCTCAGAACGTATTCCGCGTTGAGAGGTCTATCATGAAGATACAGCCCCATGCACGCCTTGTCATGATAGGCGATTCGGTCACCGATCACGGGAGAACGCCCGCAGGCGAGAGCATGCACGAAGGCATCGGCCGCGGCTGGGGCGGCTATGTGGCGCAGGTGGATGCGCTCCTCATGACGGCATATCCGGAACGTGCGATACGCGTCACGAATCGCGGTACGTCCGGGAATACCGTGCGCGATCTTGCGGCGCGCTGGCAGGCGGACGTCATCGATCTCAAACCTGACTGGCTTTCCATCATGATAGGCATCAACGACGTGTGGCGGCAATTCGACAGCTTCCGCGGACAGGACCGCGCGGTGAGCGTTGAGGAATATGCGAACACGCTCGAACACCTCGTACGCGACACGCGTCCGCTCCTCGACGGCCTGGTGATGATGACGCCCTATTTCATGGAAACGAACCGCACCGACGCCATGAGGAGCCGCATGGACGAATACGGCGCCGTTGTGCGCGACATCGCATCGCGATACCAGGCGATATTCGTCGATACGCAGGCGGCCTTTGATCGTATGTGCATGCATATGCATTCTGCGTCGATAGCATGGGACAGGATACATCCCAATCATGTCGGCTATATGATCATTGCGAGCGCTTTTCTTACCGGCATCGGCTTCGAGTGGGAGCGGCTTGCGGGAAAACGCTGAATGATACGGCGAGGCGTAATACCGCGCGTGCGCGGCTGATATGATATGAGAACGGCATCGCTTCTATCGCCATATGTGCTCTATCCGAAAGAGAGATCGCTCTCATGGCATGAACGCATCGTGGACCGCGACAACACCTATGAATTCACGCCAAGCGATGGGCCGGCGGTGCTCCCCATCTATAATCTCTATCGCAACATGCCGAATATATCCGCGCATCATCATCGATTCCTGGAAATATCCCTTATCCTGAGCGGTACGGGAACAGCATGCATCGATAAACGTGAAACGCCGCTTACGCCGGGTACGCTTCTCTTCATCAATCATCTGCAGGAGCATGCAGAATCGTTCCGCACGCGGCGTGTCGAGAAGCTCATACTCGCCATGCTCCCGTCCGTCATCGAATCGGGGCTGAGCCTGTCGATGTCCAACGGCATGTTCCGGGCGTTCTCGCTCACCGAACCGTTCTTCCGGAACAAGGCGGTCAATGCGGTCGCGCTTGATGATAACGCGGCGGATCGCATTGCGCGAAGCTGGTGCGGGCTCCTTCATGCGTACAATACCGGCGCATCGGATGATGCCGTCATTGCCCACACCCGTTCGCTTCTTGAGCATATCGTTTCAGAACATGGCCGGCGGACGGCGGCCTCCTCGGCGAAGGAGAGCGCCATCGCTCCCGCGCTGTATCATCTGCGCATGAACGTGCGCACACCCGATGTCGCAGCGGCGATAGCATCGACGGGATTGAGCAAGAGCCATTTCTATAAACGTTTCGGTGAAGAGATCGGTATGCCGGTAGGGAAGTATATCATGACGTTACGGATCTCACGTGCGAAGTCGATGCTCCGCAGCACGTCGCTTCCCGTGTCGCACATCGCCTCCGATCTCGGGTTCTACGACGAAAGCCATATGCATCGTACGCTGAAACGCGAAGCGGGGGAGAGTGTTGCTGCGTTTCGGAATAAGAATGGCGTACAAGTCGATAGGAAATCCGTACCTGGACGCAGCAGGCGCATCTGACGTATACTGTTCGTGCAATTCTGAACGAGGAGAACACCATGCGTAGATACGCCGTACTTTTGACGATGAGCGGCATGCTTGCCGCCGCCGATCTCCCCGCATCGTTCTCGCCGTGGAAGGCATCGCTCTCATTTCCGCCGTCGGGGAGCGCCTTTGATATGAAACAGCTCAATGATTACGACATCGATAAGAGCGGCTTCGTCGCCGTGAAGGACGGCCATTTCTACACCAAAGCGGGGCGGATACGATTCTGCGGACAGAACCTCGCCTTCAATGCGATGTTCCCGACGCATGAACTCGCTGAACAGATGGCGGAGCATCTTGCGCGGCAGGGCGTCAATGCGCTGCGCGTGGTGAGCATAGACAATGTGAGCGGCAACGCGGGCTGGAACATATGGGGTAAGTATGCGGCGACCCAGGAAGCGTTCGATCCCGATCAGATGGAGAAGCTCGACTACTTCTTCTGGCAGCTCAAAAAGCGCGGCATCTATCTCTGCTTCGATCTGCACTTCAACCGCGTCTATCCGGATACCCCGAAATATAAATGGAAGACGCTCATGCCGAAGTCGCTCTATTGCAAGGGCATCGATAACTTCATGCCCGAACTTATCGATATGCAGAAGGAGTTCACGACGAAATTCTTTTCGCATGTCAATCCATACACGAAGCTCGCGTATCGCGATGATCCGCAGTTCGCGCTCGTGGAGATCAACAACGAGAACGCGTTCTACCGGGAGATGATCGCCGGCCGAATGCTCAATGAGCTCCCGGAACCGATCATGACCGTGCTCCGCGGCCGCTTTGCCGGATTCCTGAAAGCGCGATACGACTCCTTCGATGCGTTCGCTGCTCTGTGGGGGAAGCGCGGTGACGGAGCTCGAACGGCACTTGACGGCATCATGCCGCTCTCGAAAGAGAATTCATGGCAGCCTGAGATCACCGATCCGGCGAAGGGGACGATATCGTTCACCGACGACGGGGTCGACATACGGCTTTCGACGCAGGAGAAGAAGGGCTTTTTCAATATCCTCAAGACCGGTCTTGCCTTCGAGAAGGGTAAGGCCTACACGGTGACCGTTACGCTTAAAGCGGAGAAGGGGGCTGCCTTTGGCATCAATGCCATGCGCCAGGGTCCGCCGTGGGGGTATATCGGCCTTGTTGCGAAGGTTAAGGTCGATTCTTCGGAGATGAAGTCGTACTCTGTCGGGTTCATCGCTACCGTCGATACGAAGACCGCGGAACCGAATTACGGACGCATCACGATTCGCGATTTCGAAGGGGCCGATCGCTTTCTCATTTCGGCAGTGACGATAGAGGAGGGATCGCATGCCGTCGATGCGCTTGGGGGTGCCGCTTCATTCGATGCAGTACCGCTCCCCTCTATGGGCAATCTTTCAAGCTATCCTGCTGCAGCGCAGCGCGACCTCATGGAATTCGTGCACGCGCTTGAGAAGAAGTACTGGAAGGCGATGCGCGACCATGCGCGTTCCGTCGGCATCAAAGCTCCCATCACCGGTACGCAGCTCGATTATACATTCACCGACATGGCCGATGTATACGATTATGTCGACATCCATACCTACTGGCAGCACCCCGCATTCCCGGGCTCCGGATGGGACGCGAAGAATTATTATGTACCGAGCTTTTCGATGGTGCCGCCGTCGGGCGGGGAGTCGATAAGTCCTTCAAAGATGCTTCCCTACCGCGTGCAGGGGATGCCGTTCGTGGTGAGCGAGTACGATCATCCGTTCCCGAGCGATTATGCGGGGGAGACCGGTCCGTTCGCAGGGCTCATGACGGCGCTCCATGATCTTGACGGTGTGTTCTTTTTCTGCTTTCTCTCGACGCTCGCGAATCTCGAGGTGCCCGGATTTTTCACCTACTATAATCATTTCGTGAAATCGCATGTCATGCCGCTGACCGCGCATCTTATCCGTTCCGGGGCGGTAGCGCCATTCGCCAATGAAGTTACGCTCGGTATCACACATGATGCGCTTCTCACCGGCGGCATTCTCAATCCGAGCTATCCGAACCCGTATGCGGCGCGCCTGCCGGTGACCGCATACACCGGCGGCCGCTTTTCCGTCGTGCTCGGGAAAGATGTTCTTGAGCCGACGGAGGCGATGCGCTCGCTTGCGCTTCGACCCGACCCCCGCGTCGAATGGACGCTCATTTCCAATAATGTGAGGGCGAATCATGTGCTGCTCTCCGACCGCGCGGCGAAGCTCTATATCGGCTGGTCATCGCCCGAAGCGCGGTATACGCTCGGGAATGTGTCCCTTTCGGGCGTGTCGACGGAGGGGGGGTATTTCATGTTCAGTATGTTCAATAAGAACGGTACCGTCGGTGCACGCGGCACGCATATCGTAACGCTTTCGGGGAAGAACAGATACAGCGGGCTTGAGTATCTCAACTATGATACGAAAGCTGCCGTCGGTACGGGCGATAGTCACGGCATCAAGATGACGACGAGGACGACCGCTCCTGTGCAGGCGGAATATATTGAATGCGTTGCCGGCGCTGTTTCGCTTACGCTCGATGCCGGCGTTACCGGCGCATCGGTATCGGCGCTTCAGAACGGCGGCGTGACAGCTGCTGTTCCTGTGCTCCGCAGCGGACAGACAATATCGTTCACCGGTGATCCGAAGTACGGCACGCTCGTGTACATTATAGAAGCGAAGTAGTGCTGATCTATTTCGGCCCCGATAGTCGCAGGCGCACGACGCTCCCGAAGCGCACCGTCTCCCCCGCGGGTGGTTCCTGCGAGAGGACATATCCCTCACCGCTCACCGATATGCCGTTCTCATTGCTCGCCGTCACCGATCGTATGCGGATGAGCGCCTCACGGAGCGATAGACCGATCACCATCGGCATTGCCGTGCCGCCGCCGGAAATATGTTCCTCCGAGCGCACGAACGACGCGAGGTCCGTGAGCGAGGCACGGGAAACGGTCACGGCGGTATCGGGGTAGATGTTAAGGAGCGGGAGTATCGCGATGGCGATGCGTTTGAAGAGCGGTGCCGCCACGCGGCCGCCCGTGTGCGCCCCTTTCGGTTTATTGAGGAGCACGAGCATGGATACGCGCGGTGCATCGAGGGGGAAGGCCCCGACGAATATCGAATTATACGCATCATCGAGATAGCCGCCGGAGCGCAGGTTCGCTATCTGCGATGTGCCTGTCTTTCCGATGACGGCCACGTCCTTCAAGCTTGCCAGTTCGCCGGTGCTCCCGGACTCGACGCTCTTGCGCAGGAGCAGTTTTATCCGTTCGGCGACGGCAGCATCGAGCACTCGCTCTCCCGATGGGTCCATGGAGGAAACGACACGTCGCTCTTCGTCGACTATCGATGAGACAAGACGCGGGGTGTGATATGTGCCGCCGTTGACGAGCGCGCTGTAGGCGCCGATGAGCTGTAATGGCGTAACGCCTATCTCCTGGCCTATGGCGATATATCCGCGCGAGTAGAGCGACCATGAACGCGGCGGCCGCAGTATCCCCGCCTGTTCCGATACACGGGCGATGCCGGTCTTTTCGCCGAAGCGGAACGTTGTAAGGAAATCATGGAATTCGGCTTTCTTGAAACGCTCGGCGACGGTTATTATCCCCACATTGCAGGATCTCTTGATGACGTCCTCGAAGCTCACCCGCCCGTGCTTTTCATGGCATTTTATCTTCTGCCCGTCGGGATAGGTGTACACCCCCGTGCAGAGGAACGTCTCGTTCGCGGAGACGATGTTGTGCGAAAGCGCGAACGCGGCGGCGAGCATCTTGAACGTCGACCCCGGCTCGATGATGTTCATGAACGCGCGATTGCGCAGCGTCATGGGGGAATAGCGCCCCGGTTCGTTCGGGTCGAAATAGGGATAGGATACCGAAGCGAGTATGTCGCCGTTGTTCACGTTCTGCACGATGACGACGGCCGCATCGCTTTTCGTCAATGCCATGGCGGCTTTTATCTCGCGATGCACGGCGTCCTGTATATCGGCGTTGACGGTGAGCATTACGTTGCGGCGCTTCAATACCGGTGCCGGTGCGAGCTCTTCGTCGTACGCGAACTCAATACCTTCGATGCCGCGATTGTCGATATCGGTGAAGCCGATGAGATGGGCGAACACATCGGAGAACGGGTAGGTGCGGCGGCGCTCCGGGATGAAATACACGCCCTTCATCGCACCGGTCTTCTGCGCTGCAAGTACGGCATCACGGACAGCGGATGTCACTTTGCGGCGGATGACGGAAAAACGCCGTTCGTCGCGGAGCTTTATCGCGACATCGCGTGTGCGCATGCCGGTGAGCGATGATAACGCATGCACCGTTGCCGCGAGCGTTTCTGCGGAGAGGCTGTTCTTATCGACGGCGAGCGTGAATACCGGCGTGTTCTCGGTAAGCCTTCGGCCGTTGACGTCATAGATATCGCCGCGGACATCGTTCTGTGAGACGGGCGTGAACGACGATGTGCGTATGGCGAGGAAGAACATGCGGAACACGACGATGCTGCCGAACGCAGCGAGGAGCACCGTGACAAGGGCTATCTTCTGCTCTTTCGTCATACTGCCGACGCCCGGGACGTATGCCGCACGGATACTATCGTGAATGGTTTCATATCTTCGACAGGTACAGAGGACGGTCTATGAGGCGACGATCGGAATCGAACCGATGATGGAAGTTTTGCAGACTTCGGCCTTACCATTTGGCTACGTCGCCCTTGAATGTACGAGAATATATAATTTTACCGGTAAAAGTCAAGGTTTGATTTGACAAATGAATGATGAAAACGTATAGTTATCGCCCAAGGAGCTTACGATGGCGAAAGAGCGAATAACCGAAGCGGTCAAAAAAGGCCGTATTCTCGTGTCCGACGGAGCATGGGGGACATTCCTTCAGAAGAAAGGGATGAAGCCTGGTGACTGCCCGGAGGCGTGGTGCGTCGACCGACCCGCGGACGTGCGCGATATCGGCAAGTCATATATCGATGCCGGCGCGGATATGATAGAAAGCTGCAGTTTCGGCGGCACATCGTTCAAGCTCACGCATTTCGGTCATGGTGACAAGGTCGAATCGTTCAATATGGCCGCGGCAAAGCTGTCGCGCGAGGCGGCAGGTGAGAAATGGGTGATAGCCTCCGTGGGGCCTACCGGCAAGATACTCATGACCGGCGAAGTGACCGAGGACGATCTCTACAACGCCTTCAAGGCTCAGTCGATAGCGCTCGAAAAAGGCGGCGCGGACGCGCTCTGCATCGAGACGATGAGCGACCTCGATGAAGCGAAAATAGCGATACGCGCGGCGAAAGAGAACACGAAGTGCGAAGTGATATGTACGTTCACCTTCGAGAAGACGCCGAAGGGCGAATATCGCACCATGATGGGTGTCTCCCCTGCGGACGCGGCGCGAGAGCTCGTTGCTGCCGGCGCTGACATCATCGGCACCAACTGCGGCAACGGGATACGCGGTATGATCGATGTCGTTACCGAAATGCGCACGGTCGATACGGCAACGCCCGTACTCGTTCATGCGAACGCCGGTCTCCCGAAGAACGTGAACGGCGTGGATGTGTTCCCCGAAACGCCCGAAGAAATGGCCTCGCAGATACCCGCGCTCCTCAAGGCGGGTGCGAACATCGTCGGCGGCTGCTGCGGGACGACACCGGCGCACATCCGTGCGATGAAGAAAGCGGTTAAGGATTACCGTGCCTGATTGGATCACTCACGCGGCAACCGCCATCGTCCTCAAGCGAACGGATAGGAAGGCCGACTATCGACTTGCGCTCCTCGGCGCCGTGCTTCCGGATATGCTCATGCCGCCGCGCATAGTATTCCTCGACATGTTCGATCTCCCCGCGCGCGATTTCCTGCTCCTGTCAACGCCGTATCATTCGCCGTTCACGATGATACTGGTGTCACTCGCTATCGCACTTTTCACCAGGAACGTCCTTGTCTCCTGGGGCATGCTCGCCGCATTCTCCGTTACACATCTCATCGTCGATTCATTCGTGGCGCATTATGCCACCTACCCCATGCTCGGCTATCCGTTCTTTCTCGGCAACATTACACCTGCGTTCATACCGTTCAATTCGCCGGTGCTCTATATACTTCCCGCCGTTCTTGCGCCGCTCCTCATCATCATCTGGCGCTCGCAGCGCTATGAGCCGCTATTCACATTTTCCTTGAAGCGCATCGCCGCCGCCGTTTCGGTCACCGCGCTCACGCTCGGCATGATACTCCTCACACGTACGGCCGTGCTCAATTCCGAATATCATTATCTGCGTTTCTTTGATGACCCGAAGGCGTATGAAGGAAAGCGCGTGGAGTTCTGCGTGTCGCGCGTGGTGTCCGAGGTTCCGCCGAAGGTGACCGAAATGGGACAGCTTTTCACGCTCGATACCGGCGGACGGTATGCGCTCAAAAAGGACATGACGGTCTCGTTTGACGGCGTCTATCAGAACGGCGTGATACGGATAAAAGCGCTCGGTATCTATGAACCGCGTTTCAAGACCGTGTATTCCATACTCATGATGCTTTTCATCGCGATCCTGTTCGCGCGGCGGCTTATTTCTCGTCCGTAAGCACACCGCGCTTTTCAAGTGCTGCCGCGAGCGCCGTGCGCATCTCGGTCTCGTCGTTCGGTTTTTTCTGAAGCGATCGAACGAACGCGTCCCGGTCGGCGTATCCGAGAAAACGTATCGCCGCGGCGAGGGCTTTTCCGCGGAGCTCCGGGTCCGCGCTCCAGAGCATTTGTAACATGTTCGCACCGTCGACGGTCATGCCGCGAAGCACGGCCCATTCCCGCCATGCGCGATACCCTGAAAGG
The Spirochaetota bacterium DNA segment above includes these coding regions:
- a CDS encoding OmpA family protein, producing the protein MRKYSIRTALLTLAVVIPLSAEMKRIPGGDLIDFIVPFSAHYTLSSSPTPFSYWHNPALIAEGSLIAVEGMYTFVGSDSAGTVGAVIPTRAGSLFAAFRYCRTGGALGAGLGELNGATVGFAKHFGPMLSLGAGLTFLSARYTPITDFGLAGDLGMVLRTKGSITIAKDIAFGLALENFGKQITYGQTNYDAFPAWDIKFSLSGESPVADFLSFNSGIDVKYYPLSLSQFSFVVKTEAVILSNFFIAAGLILNEKDVDIWHIGAGAGFTLPTMTIKARYALTPRLYTNGARDLVHSVALIVGFGQEDSTPPELSYARTAAVYFSPGNTGAMETFVVTPVIRDASPLSGWQLIIKNADGEIVRTFEEVEDRLTEFDGDKFLRMLVSERMSVDAPASIEWDGTDTNGITVPDGRYTYVMRAKDEGGKTGWSAVNTVTVDASAPRITVDAPANAVMSSRAPLSFSNHVDELYLSEVTSEIRDNNGVQIRMQRDTTRESILTLAPGSLPSGVYSYTVRAADSASNSAVFGPVRFEVDNGDMRLSVIPEKRGFSPAIDSLTFHARPTPSSSVQKALFTAENESRNVVFSFATNTFPSSIVWGKEQPRSSDLLFLPEGRSLITGGLPNDGVYAAVLSVTLENGLTITSPTVSFIVDSTPPAIDLAVPNIRFSPDADGINDTLPLRIKVSDKNAIARWEIVITETRGETNAPFKRFSGRSAVDKTIVWTGRSDTGELVESANDYSIVLVAMDEFGNTSRTRASIITTDILVVKTARGYKMKVSNIEFDTGKDTLTKRSRALLDRVAEILGRYSRYAVSIEGHTDNVGGRDYNQKLSDRRSERVRDHLSSRGVDAKRLTAHGNGETSPAYSNNDEWGRARNRRVEFLLERNSR
- a CDS encoding DUF6498-containing protein → MDSKMTFKGFTERIAFGSPPRNASLWMSAGANVLIVLAGIIVFHPSAMSVLWAFWCDCVIAGVLTVIRLCTLKDFSVFSFIPDGNPSVNDKRRQALSILAFSVLFYFILFSVFQGISKADISSFVFIAVSAGLLFIGRLISYLRDEVIRRRENGAPPDITLHVFSPLVQFMLIIAAIFPGILFWVFLNIFLLFAFMIFRGPFDMISSIASDVTVLLFAAAVKMGAEYGIPALIRWYKSQPIKVAANDVKK
- a CDS encoding SGNH/GDSL hydrolase family protein is translated as MKIQPHARLVMIGDSVTDHGRTPAGESMHEGIGRGWGGYVAQVDALLMTAYPERAIRVTNRGTSGNTVRDLAARWQADVIDLKPDWLSIMIGINDVWRQFDSFRGQDRAVSVEEYANTLEHLVRDTRPLLDGLVMMTPYFMETNRTDAMRSRMDEYGAVVRDIASRYQAIFVDTQAAFDRMCMHMHSASIAWDRIHPNHVGYMIIASAFLTGIGFEWERLAGKR
- a CDS encoding AraC family transcriptional regulator, with amino-acid sequence MRTASLLSPYVLYPKERSLSWHERIVDRDNTYEFTPSDGPAVLPIYNLYRNMPNISAHHHRFLEISLILSGTGTACIDKRETPLTPGTLLFINHLQEHAESFRTRRVEKLILAMLPSVIESGLSLSMSNGMFRAFSLTEPFFRNKAVNAVALDDNAADRIARSWCGLLHAYNTGASDDAVIAHTRSLLEHIVSEHGRRTAASSAKESAIAPALYHLRMNVRTPDVAAAIASTGLSKSHFYKRFGEEIGMPVGKYIMTLRISRAKSMLRSTSLPVSHIASDLGFYDESHMHRTLKREAGESVAAFRNKNGVQVDRKSVPGRSRRI
- a CDS encoding penicillin-binding transpeptidase domain-containing protein encodes the protein MTKEQKIALVTVLLAAFGSIVVFRMFFLAIRTSSFTPVSQNDVRGDIYDVNGRRLTENTPVFTLAVDKNSLSAETLAATVHALSSLTGMRTRDVAIKLRDERRFSVIRRKVTSAVRDAVLAAQKTGAMKGVYFIPERRRTYPFSDVFAHLIGFTDIDNRGIEGIEFAYDEELAPAPVLKRRNVMLTVNADIQDAVHREIKAAMALTKSDAAVVIVQNVNNGDILASVSYPYFDPNEPGRYSPMTLRNRAFMNIIEPGSTFKMLAAAFALSHNIVSANETFLCTGVYTYPDGQKIKCHEKHGRVSFEDVIKRSCNVGIITVAERFKKAEFHDFLTTFRFGEKTGIARVSEQAGILRPPRSWSLYSRGYIAIGQEIGVTPLQLIGAYSALVNGGTYHTPRLVSSIVDEERRVVSSMDPSGERVLDAAVAERIKLLLRKSVESGSTGELASLKDVAVIGKTGTSQIANLRSGGYLDDAYNSIFVGAFPLDAPRVSMLVLLNKPKGAHTGGRVAAPLFKRIAIAILPLLNIYPDTAVTVSRASLTDLASFVRSEEHISGGGTAMPMVIGLSLREALIRIRSVTASNENGISVSGEGYVLSQEPPAGETVRFGSVVRLRLSGPK
- a CDS encoding homocysteine S-methyltransferase family protein, with translation MAKERITEAVKKGRILVSDGAWGTFLQKKGMKPGDCPEAWCVDRPADVRDIGKSYIDAGADMIESCSFGGTSFKLTHFGHGDKVESFNMAAAKLSREAAGEKWVIASVGPTGKILMTGEVTEDDLYNAFKAQSIALEKGGADALCIETMSDLDEAKIAIRAAKENTKCEVICTFTFEKTPKGEYRTMMGVSPADAARELVAAGADIIGTNCGNGIRGMIDVVTEMRTVDTATPVLVHANAGLPKNVNGVDVFPETPEEMASQIPALLKAGANIVGGCCGTTPAHIRAMKKAVKDYRA